In the Pocillopora verrucosa isolate sample1 chromosome 4, ASM3666991v2, whole genome shotgun sequence genome, CGGTGGAGGgcattgaatttgatttaacattCTTCATAGCCTCAAGCTCTCTTGCTGTTACtggaaagttttgaatttcgagacatccaccagatagagtgtcaaaccatgatggtTGATGGTCAAAGTAAGCTTTACCTAATTAAGAGAAAGTTTTGAATAATTCTTCATAGGAAAATGAGTTATCAACGATTCTTAAGTTTTGGGGTTACGTGCCTCTTCTTATATTGTGGTTGGGAAATGATATTTTTGTGACTTTACTCAAATGTGGTACATACTCTATTTTCAGGCCTGTAAATAGTGACTTCTAAGATCggcccagatcctaccgtgaAACTGTACTTGAATGTAGGCTTGGCCGTGAAAGGTCTGGTATGAGAGTAGGTGACTTAGCCAATGCAATTCCTTTTAagtgtccttttttttttatcttatctGAATTGTTTTTTACGGTGGTCGATGATGCAGACCCCTTGTCCTCTTCCCATCAATGTTTCCCTGGGCATGCTTGGAGACTAAATATGGTTATGGAAATGCCATTTCAAGTAACATACTCACCATTAAAAAATTGTAGCCCGCTTTGGGATTCTTCTAACTTTGTTGTATTCCTCATGACACTTAAATTTGCTCCACCCTTGAGCTCGTCGATAGTCTTCCTTGCCTCCTGTAGCTTTTCATCCATTGCCGCCATTTGCTCGGCAAAATCCAACTGACTTCTTTGGCAGCTTTGTTGTAGCTGGGacagtttttctttgagatcagAATTCTCTTTATCTTTCCCAAAGAGAGCTTCTTTAAGAAAGGAGATCTCCTTCTTTTTAACTGTTTAAGTACAAGATATAAAAGTGGGTATTacaaataattgtaataaatatAGATTAAAAGGAAGTTTTGAGTGATAGGGGAAATCGggagaacataaaaaaaacgGAACTGTTTCGAACGAAATGAGAAGCAGGGATTTTGGGGAATATTTATTGTCAACAGCCCACGGTTGAGCTTCGGCACCCCTTAGTTAAATGGGTTATAAATGATTTCCCTTTCCGCGTGCACTTCTCTTATCCCACATGCGTCATTTCTTCAAACTAACCGTTAAGTTCTGTTTCAAGGTGGATGATCTTCCTCGTtagttgttccttttctctCGCAGACTggaagaaaatttgtcaaaaatagTGTTtttgaattaaagaaattaGAAGTGAACAAGAAAATTGAGAACACTAAACATAACAAACGTACAGTGGAATGATACTGGAATGTCGAAGAGTGGCGTCATAATCTGAGAACTTTAGCTGCGCGCGCTTTTTAATCTCTTTatgaagaaatgttttcaaagtcaGCTGCCTGATCACATTTAATGCAAAAAAAGGTTCGAATTTCTTGAACTGTTTTTCTTCAATGTTGAACAGGGTTAAAACTGAACTTattttggagggaaaaaattacaatttaaattaaaccaATTGCAACCCATTTCCATTGCTTATGCATTGAATGAGGTCTATTTGCACGGCGGCGTTTgcaaaaatatcacagaaacTTTTTTCTACATGCTCCTTCCAATAACAATTTGGAATTTCGGAATTCTTCCCCAAAATAGACAGACTTTTATCCAAGTGTAATTTGAAGGGAACCGACTTTCATTCAAACTGAACCCCTGACGACCTTTTTCACAGCTTACATATTGAATGAGGTCTACTAACACGTCCGCGAAAAAACTATCTGAAGTTTTTTCTTCATGCTCCTTCTAATAACAAATTCTAACTTAGTTGTCCTAAATGTATGACTTAAGCGAAAACGAAAAGAGGCCTAAAGCTCAGGAAACGCCCACCTCATTAAACATGATCTGTGCTCCACGTGAGGCCTCCAAAGGCTCATAAAAACTCTCGGTGGAACGATTCGTTTCATTGGCTTCTTCATCAAATTTTCTCGCAGAACAGGACTCCTTCATGGACTCTATGTCctctgagatgttattgttcATTTTGGAATTGATATCTTTCgaagaacacaaaaatatatTCTCCTTCACTTTGCTTCAGTAAGAACCGAGCTCTTGATGCAAAAATAAAGTTTCGATTTGTTTATGACTAATTGCATAGCAACGTATTTGTGCCGTCACTTCATGACGTCAAGGCAGAGTTGAAGCTTTAAGCCTAGGCACTAGAATTTTGTCGAAGCGTCGAAAACCAGAGTTAGAAATTAAAACGCTTTTACAGTAAGAAAACGTTTATTATCTGCTTTCGGTGAAGTTTAAGAGGGTTTACCTAAAATACAGTTCATGGTTTTAACAATCATACATCGGTTCTAATGTATTTACATTGCTTTCCCTTGGCCAAGATTGTCACTGATAACCTTTCTGTGGTGCGTGCATTTATTGACCGTGATGAACTCTATTTTGAAGTTTCTTAGCCAAAATTTTTAGATGAAACGGAGAATCGTCAAGTTCTCTCGTAAATGACCGGACTGTCTTCTTCTGACTTGTAGTTTTAGCACCACACTTCCTTCATTCCCATTTCTCATATTCTCCCGTCTCTTCTCTGTTTTCCTGCTTGTCTGTTCCTCTGTTTCTTTGCTCGtctgttctctcttttttacgTTTCTCTGTTCGTTTGTTCTCCTGTCCTCCTCTGTTTCTCTTCTTCCATTTTCCGAGCAGTCTTCCCTTTCATGTTTTCTGTTTCCCACCTCCCGCTTTCCGTTGTCTATTTCCTCAGTTATttccttcctctttttccttatttttttctgcGACAGTATTCTTCCCTTCAATCCCATTCCTCCGTGTTTCTAACTTCGATTCGCCCTCGCAAAAACGATGGGAAACAAATGCCAAC is a window encoding:
- the LOC136280326 gene encoding golgin subfamily A member 6-like protein 22 is translated as MGLKGRILSQKKIRKKRKEITEEIDNGKREVGNRKHEREDCSENGRRETEEDRRTNEQRNVKKREQTSKETEEQTSRKTEKRRENMRNGNEGSVVLKLQVRRRHKVKENIFLCSSKDINSKMNNNISEDIESMKESCSARKFDEEANETNRSTESFYEPLEASRGAQIMFNESAREKEQLTRKIIHLETELNVKKKEISFLKEALFGKDKENSDLKEKLSQLQQSCQRSQLDFAEQMAAMDEKLQEARKTIDELKGGANLSVMRNTTKLEESQSGLQFFNGKAYFDHQPSWFDTLSGGCLEIQNFPVTARELEAMKNVKSNSMPSTEASQGKAYFDLQPSWFDTLSNTGGCLEIENFPVTARDLEAMKNFKSNSKPSTEAAQGSPFLQHRPLPSMSIIPSGSQVSVYPQTYHFNSQSTQQTGQGFLSRTFNKWFGSYY